A single genomic interval of Leptospira dzoumogneensis harbors:
- a CDS encoding endonuclease/exonuclease/phosphatase family protein → MHRALIRFLGIPFVFLITISTIAKGPIKKLKVTSFNSYFLYDEIGDSHKFPKDRKHRTEEDFTKIKKIILSNHPDIIGFQEIENETALHHIIINEYECTATVTPGYSQELGLCWKKELGKPIISELEQLSIRPGLRKGLLAEFNIDGKKVSVLVVHLKAGHSPKDKKERKEQILALKDILPSLGKFVLLGDFNEVLERRVDLLKILQRNLKLKVANYKQKSDCWQHNDGFIDYLITNMDWQQGSFVQTKFESDDGNFDGNPSAEKGLSDHCPVSADLLLER, encoded by the coding sequence ATGCACCGCGCACTGATCCGATTTCTGGGAATTCCCTTCGTTTTCCTAATAACAATCTCCACTATCGCGAAAGGTCCTATAAAAAAACTCAAAGTCACAAGCTTCAATTCCTACTTTTTATATGATGAGATAGGAGATTCACACAAATTCCCTAAAGATAGAAAGCATAGAACGGAAGAAGATTTTACTAAGATCAAAAAGATCATTTTATCCAACCATCCGGATATAATCGGATTCCAAGAAATAGAAAATGAAACAGCACTTCATCATATTATAATAAACGAATATGAATGCACAGCCACCGTCACTCCGGGTTATTCACAAGAGTTAGGGCTTTGTTGGAAGAAGGAACTGGGTAAACCTATTATCAGCGAACTGGAACAACTGTCCATTCGCCCGGGACTCAGAAAAGGACTACTTGCAGAGTTTAACATTGATGGTAAGAAGGTCTCCGTGCTAGTCGTTCATTTAAAAGCAGGCCATTCTCCTAAAGATAAGAAGGAAAGAAAGGAGCAGATACTTGCACTAAAGGATATACTACCCTCCCTAGGCAAATTCGTCCTATTAGGAGATTTTAACGAGGTCCTGGAAAGAAGAGTAGATCTTTTGAAAATCCTGCAAAGAAATCTAAAACTTAAAGTGGCGAACTATAAACAAAAATCGGATTGTTGGCAGCATAATGACGGATTTATAGATTATCTGATCACGAATATGGATTGGCAACAAGGAAGTTTTGTCCAAACCAAGTTTGAATCAGATGACGGCAATTTCGATGGGAATCCAAGCGCAGAAAAAGGCCTTTCGGATCATTGTCCCGTAAGTGCAGATCTGTTATTAGAGAGATAA
- a CDS encoding cytochrome c3 family protein has translation MNKKALKLSVPLIAIAAVAYLIFSPSKYVGYSPDQPIPFNHKIHAGDNKIDCRYCHTGVETSAHATVPNTSTCMNCHSLVAKNSPDIKFLSESYSNKKPIEWVKIHDLPDHVQFNHSRHISRGVDCSQCHGNVAEMVKVKQVASLNMGYCINCHRENNAPTDCSTCHR, from the coding sequence ATGAATAAGAAAGCTTTGAAACTTTCGGTTCCGCTTATTGCTATTGCAGCAGTGGCTTACCTGATTTTTTCTCCCTCCAAATATGTAGGCTACTCTCCGGATCAGCCTATACCTTTTAACCACAAGATTCACGCAGGTGATAATAAGATAGACTGTCGTTATTGTCACACTGGTGTAGAAACAAGCGCGCATGCAACGGTTCCCAATACTTCAACTTGTATGAACTGTCACTCGCTTGTTGCAAAGAACAGCCCAGATATAAAATTTTTGAGCGAAAGTTACTCGAACAAGAAACCGATCGAGTGGGTGAAAATCCACGACCTTCCGGATCATGTTCAGTTCAATCACTCTCGCCATATCTCAAGAGGCGTGGATTGTTCGCAATGCCACGGCAATGTAGCTGAAATGGTCAAGGTCAAGCAGGTAGCATCCCTGAATATGGGATACTGTATCAACTGCCACCGGGAGAACAACGCTCCTACCGACTGTTCCACCTGTCACAGATAA